From Lycium ferocissimum isolate CSIRO_LF1 chromosome 12, AGI_CSIRO_Lferr_CH_V1, whole genome shotgun sequence, one genomic window encodes:
- the LOC132041125 gene encoding uncharacterized protein LOC132041125 codes for MDSSRDESTHGLQMSRILSRESSVGQSSRIYYYRRRGEGVPFEWERQPGTPKNLPKEDVNIPPLSPPPSFQNLRLPKPCFNDDVDPQEMKRLKVWLTKKIKKLHPLKSTFGKSHPRSDHVGESDGEFVSSSFKNSSSSSSSSSTDSFASNSKEDPYCCNLTSMVGIIIIATRS; via the coding sequence ATGGATTCATCAAGAGATGAAAGCACACATGGATTGCAAATGAGTAGAATTCTTTCTCGAGAATCATCGGTAGGACAGTCTTCAAGAATATATTATTACagaagaagaggagaagggGTTCCATTTGAATGGGAAAGGCAGCCTGGAACTCCTAAAAATCTACCAAAAGAAGATGTCAATATTCCACCACTTAGCCCTCCACCTTCATTTCAAAACCTTCGGTTGCCTAAACCTTGTtttaatgatgatgttgacccTCAAGAAATGAAACGTTTGAAGGTTTGGCTTACCAAGAAGATCAAGAAACTGCATCcattaaaaagtacttttggaaaATCTCATCCAAGAAGTGATCATGTTGGTGAGTCTGATGGAGAATTTGTTTCGAGTTCATTCAAGAACTCGAGTTCGTCTTCATCTTCATCGTCAACAGATTCATTTGCCTCAAACAGCAAGGAGGATCCATATTGTTGCAATCTCACATCAATGgttggtattattattattgcaacaaggtcctaa